The following coding sequences are from one Schizosaccharomyces osmophilus chromosome 1, complete sequence window:
- the ber1 gene encoding SRR1 family protein, implicated in microtubule stabilization, and heme biosynthesis: protein MDFVLVTRSNRKKRGNKKKEKKGARTNVNVDNELWSQEALEKRLTKNEERFHVGAYFEKIKSFLEPYSLQFKHCLILGLGRVHTITASLQLQLFFELQSIFQIPSPNCSFYDPAFLEDDIQFLQNKDFTLLKESPKPEECLENTLLFMPHCPTSLYEQWLDAYSKSEKQFSMCGNNLKLYVDNLPSKEIKSKYPNIYRVCQQKLHTQILFPEFSEAFAFNDFAFHFPCSHRSNEDPETTSPEKTPSTAVDVSNVAEHPN, encoded by the coding sequence ATGGATTTTGTTCTGGTTACCCGTTCtaataggaaaaaaagaggaaataaaaaaaaagaaaaaaaaggtgcAAGAACGAATGTAAACGTTGATAATGAGTTATGGTCTCAAGAAGCACTAGAGAAGAGATTGacgaaaaatgaagaacGATTTCATGTGGGagcatattttgaaaaaataaaatcttttcttgagcCATACTCGCTTCAATTTAAGCATTGTCTAATTCTTGGTCTAGGTCGAGTTCATACTATTACAGCTTCCTTACAACTGCAACTATTCTTCGAACTTCAaagtatttttcaaattcctTCTCCaaattgttctttttacGACCCAGCATTTCTAGAAGATGATATCCAATTTCTACAAAACAAAGACTTTACTTTACTAAAAGAATCTCCCAAGCCAGAAGAATGCCTTGAGAATACTTTGCTGTTTATGCCCCACTGCCCTACTTCTTTATACGAACAATGGCTTGATGCTTACTCGAAATCcgaaaaacaattttctATGTGTGGTAATAATCTCAAACTGTATGTGGACAATCTACCATCTAAAGAAATTAAGTCAAAATACCCAAACATCTATAGAGTATGCCAGCAAAAACTACATACCcaaattttatttcctGAATTTTCCGAGGCGTTTGCCTTTAATGATTTTGCTTTCCATTTTCCTTGTTCCCATCGGTCGAATGAGGATCCAGAGACGACTTCGCCTGAGAAGACACCGTCGACTGCTGTTGATGTTTCAAACGTTGCTGAGCACCCCAATTGA
- the pol5 gene encoding rRNA processing protein Pol5, with amino-acid sequence MATKTQLELFTTLVSNDKNTRLKAAKELIDSIATEEELKYALNRLTKGVSSGRESARLGFSVALTEVITRKEEITAQQVLELLVKHNTVTGNLKGQEERDYYFGLLFGLQTISFSSVLQRKSSSKDDFQRMVDLLVQLSDKKSWLRDTCFLVLYDLVKQIPVLSYASEAYDIVDKLLQTTAVSKSSEGIGLYLCMSHLPENVKTHPTSMSGWDPVYPLHKSNLVTLSKVLRQVEVQEMGGQHSAWKQKLPYVWRFLFNEYKNNSNKQLAPFENFWNVVVDEGVFASTSSLERKFWGLQIIELALDYATKSTVGTLFSRNFMHCFINHLSDEGRYLYRAARRVVSKTEKVCKNDSALVYPIALHLLGERGSLNFDRLTNTKVVEHILPLATEKGILSLFDLLLGFIKHCPKDMASETKAVEGRRQWVTDTMLNILRSNRSVKHSGWVSELLNIFITYGYFEIPENEASPKISEATQNMFRLRLMSALSYLSSSAFEVSKEDGDLNKKNWPFTALNSLLDHVKDEKMVLIVQMDESVNGILEKSLSVLQKVTKNINKQSDHLQQLQAFQLLYSLVLLQVYAGDTDSIEVLEDLDNCYYRVFSKKSKQKSSAGEPTSMEILTEVMLSLLSRPSHLLRRLVDMLFVSFSQDMDRGSIRLVCDVLTAKENAKDKEGMFAGEGEEEEEEEEKEEEGMDEDEDGFQEIETDEAEGSDWEMVSNQGSDDEELERKLDKVLEDADAKVNDGESSEEELMNDEQMLALDDKLAEVFREKKKASNKEKKKGEEETKLQIVQFKVKVIDLIDNFYKAQPHNGLGFEFILPMLEMVTKTKHKVLEEKGIAVFRNRLNKLRWTEAVPEPKNVIEALKKVHQLCSKKANLGATGSSISQVFLRLLADRAELSEAFEVYMSTFANWIQNPAKSHFSANIFHDFVNWGAQQRLKHQQQSTVSSQAKSSLDPHSTDGNKENGKQNH; translated from the exons ATGGCGACAAAAACACAATTAGAGTTATTCACAACATTAGTTTCGAATGATAAAAATACAAGACTAAAAGCTGCAAAGGAATTGATTGATTCGATAGCTACTGAAGAGGAATTAAAATATGCTTTGAATCGATTGACCAAAGGTGTTTCTAGTGGTCGCGAAAGCGCCCGTCTTGGGTTTTCTGTTGCTCTTACTGAG GTCATTACCCGCAAGGAAGAAATAACTGCTCAGCAAGTTTTAGAGCTGCTCGTAAAGCATAACACTGTTACTGGAAATTTGAAGGGACAAGAAGAGCGCGATTATTATTTTGGTTTACTGTTTGGTTTACAGActatttcgttttcttctgttCTTCAACGTAAGTCCTCTTCCAAAGATGACTTCCAAAGAATGGTGGATTTGCTTGTACAGTTGTCTGATAAAAAAAGCTGGCTTAGAGATACTTGTTTTCTCGTTTTATATGATTTGGTAAAGCAGATTCCAGTTTTATCATATGCGTCTGAGGCCTACGATATTGTTGATAAGCTTTTACAGACAACGGCTGTCTCAAAGTCCTCCGAAGGCATTGGCTTATACCTTTGCATGTCTCATTTGCCGGAAAACGTAAAGACTCATCCTACGTCCATGTCTGGTTGGGATCCCGTTTATCCCTTGCACAAATCAAATCTTGTGActctttcaaaagttttACGACAAGTGGAAGTACAGGAAATGGGTGGCCAACATAGCGcatggaaacaaaaacttcCCTATGTTTGGCGCTTCTTATTCAatgaatacaaaaataacTCGAATAAACAATTGGCtccatttgaaaatttctgGAACGTTGTTGTAGATGAAGgtgtttttgcttccacttcttctttggagCGTAAGTTCTGGGGGCTTCAAATTATAGAGTTAGCTTTAGACTACGCTACTAAGTCTACAGTGGgtactttgttttctagAAATTTTATGCACTGTTTCATCAACCATTTAAGTGACGAAGGACGCTACCTTTACCGGGCTGCAAGACGCGTTGTCTCTAAAACTGAAAAGGTTTGCAAAAATGATTCTGCCCTGGTATATCCCATTgctcttcatcttctggGAGAACGCGGCTCTCTAAATTTTGATCGTCTCACCAACACTAAAGTGGTAGAACATATTCTTCCTCTGGCTACTGAGAAAGGAATCCTCTCTCTTTTTGACTTGCTTTTAGGATTTATCAAGCATTGTCCAAAAGACATGGCATCTGAAACGAAGGCTGTGGAAGGAAGACGCCAATGGGTCACTGACACTATGCTTAATATTTTACGTAGTAACCGATCTGTGAAACATAGCGGCTGGGTTAGTGAGCTTCtcaatatttttattacttatggttattttgaaattcctGAAAATGAAGCTAGTCCTAAAATTTCGGAAGCCACCCAAAATATGTTTCGTCTGCGCTTAATGTCAGCACTAAGCTATTTGAGCTCTAGTGCATTTGAAGTCTCCAAGGAAGATGGTGAtcttaataaaaagaactgGCCTTTTACTGCACTGAACAGCTTGCTGGATCACGTAAAGGATGAAAAGATGGTTTTAATTGTTCAAATGGATGAATCAGTGAATGGAATTTTAGAAAAGTCGTTATCAGTGCTTCAGAAAGTTAccaaaaatattaataagCAGAGCGATCATTTGCAACAATTACAGGCTTTTCAATTACTTTATTCATTAGTACTTTTACAGGTCTATGCGGGTGATACAGACTCAATTGAGGTTTTAGAGGATCTTGACAACTGCTATTACAGGGTTTTCAGTAAAAAATCCAAGCAGAAATCATCTGCTGGCGAACCAACTTCTATGGAGATTTTGACAGAAGTTATGCTGTCCCTTTTGTCTCGTCCCTCTCACCTACTTCGAAGACTTGTGGAcatgctttttgtttccttctCACAGGACATGGACCGCGGCAGCATTCGTCTTGTTTGTGATGTGTTGACAgcgaaagaaaatgcaaaagacaaagaaggaATGTTTGCTGGAGAAGgtgaagaggaagaagaagaagaagaaaaagaagaggaaggaATGGATGAGGACGAGGATGGATTCCAAGAAATAGAGACGGATGAAGCTGAAGGTAGTGATTGGGAGATGGTCTCCAATCAAGGTTCTGACGATGAAGAACTTGAACGTAAATTGGACAAGGTATTAGAAGATGCAGATGCTAAAGTCAATGACGGTGAAAGTTCCGAAGAAGAACTAATGAACGATGAACAAATGCTTGCTTTGGACGACAAATTAGCAGAAGTTTTCCGtgagaagaagaaagcatcgaacaaagaaaagaaaaagggagAAGAAGAGACCAAATTACAAATTGTCCAATTCAAGGTCAAGGTTATCGACTTGATTGACaatttttacaaagcaCAACCCCACAATGGGTTAGGATTTGAATTTATTCTTCCTATGCTAGAAATGGTTACAAAGACGAAACACAAAGtgttagaagaaaagggaaTTGCCGTTTTCCGTAACCGACTAAACAAGTTGCGTTGGACAGAAGCAGTCCCTGAGCCGAAGAACGTAATTGAAGCACTAAAAAAGGTCCATCAATTATGCAGCAAGAAGGCCAATTTGGGAGCGACTGGTTCTAGTATATCTCAAGTGTTCTTACGATTGCTAGCTGACAGAGCAGAATTAAGTGAGGCCTTTGAAGTTTACATGTCAACTTTTGCCAACTGGATTCAAAACCCAGCTAAGAGCCACTTCAGCGCTAATATTTTTCATGATTTCGTCAATTGGGGTGCTCAGCAACGTTTGAAACATCAACAGCAGTCGACGGTGTCTTCTCAGGCGAAGTCGTCTCTGGATCCTCATTCGACCGATGGGAACAAGGAAAATGGAAAGCAAAATCATTAA
- a CDS encoding triglyceride lipase-cholesterol esterase, whose protein sequence is MGNCDEQKKQRWYCQILFSFLLVALESLIRICTLILPSPLRIWFYEQSKKIYLRFLPEFMEDNEVYQMTAARDTVDLCQLHGYDLEEHFVRTSDGYLLCLQRVYKAEEQESLSKLAYKPPVLFIHGLLMNSEIWVCNIKREDSIPFALVDQGYDVWLGNLRGNKYSKKNVKYGSESREFWNFTLDSIAIFDIPSIVKYILSVNKSDSVAFVGFSQGAIMALAALSIDNELRKSVRAFIALSPAIFPKKYSSKTVYSIINSNSQLLYLLFGTHSMLASTIFWQAVLYPPVFSKIVDSCLRYFMDWNGKNISEEQKIVGYSHLYSFTSVKCFVHWAQIMKNKVLQMYDDSPGIKPSYYTNLNRIARYPIENIRVPIIMIYGSDDNMVNIDALRSCLPPLSQCIQIPHYEHLDMLIGDKRKTLVINQVIEQLDHVAAGDYYDSIKEEFGLASDLVDGFMTSS, encoded by the exons ATGGGAAATTGtgatgaacaaaaaaagcaacgaTGGTATT GTCAAATCCTGTTCAGTTTCCTGTTAGTTGCATTGGAAAGTTTAATTCGTATTTGCACATTAATTTTGCCTTCTCCTTTAAgaatttggttttatgAGCAGTCCAAAAA AATATATTTGCGGTTCCTTCCCGAATTTATGGAAGACAATGAAGTTTACCAAATGACTGCAGCCAGGGATACCGTTGACTTATGCCAACTCCATGGATACGATTTGGAAGAACATTTTGTGCGAACATCTGATGGCTACCTACTTTGTCTACAACGTGTCTATAAGGCCGAAGAACAGGAAAGTTTGTCGAAATTAGCGTATAAACCTCCTGTGCTTTTTATTCATGGGCTCCTTATGAATTCTGAGATTTGGGTTTGTAACATCAAGAGAGAGGACTCGATCCCCTTCGCGCTTGTTGATCAAGGCTATGATGTATGGCTAGGGAATCTGCGAGGAAACAAATATAGCAAGAAAAATGTCAAGTATGGCTCCGAAAGTCGAGAATTTTGGAACTTCACTCTCGACAGCATAGCGATTTTCGATATACCTTCAATTGTTAAATATATACTttctgtaaacaaatcgGACTCAGTTGCATTCGTTGGGTTTTCTCAGGGCGCTATCATGGCTTTAGCGGCCTTGTCCATTGACAATGAACTTCGAAAATCTGTTCGCGCATTCATAGCACTTTCACCTGCTATCTTTCCTAAAAAATACAGCAGCAAAACGGTATATTCGATTATTAACTCGAATAGCCAATTATTATACTTATTGTTTGGTACTCATTCCATGCTTGCCTCAACAATTTTCTGGCAGGCAGTACTGTATCCTCCGGTGTTTTCTAAAATTGTGGATTCCTGTTTACGCTATTTTATGGATTGGAATGGGAAAAATATTTctgaagaacaaaaaattgttgGCTATTCCCActtgtattcttttacTTCTGTTAAATGCTTTGTACACTGGGCAcaaattatgaaaaataaagtcTTGCAAATGTATGACGATAGTCCTGGTATTAAACCAAGTTATTATACAAACCTAAACCGAATTGCGCGGTATCCTATTGAAAATATTCGGGTTCCCATTATCATGATCTACGGTAGCGATGATAATATGGTGAACATTGATGCTTTAAGATCCTGCCTTCCTCCATTGTCTCAGTGCATCCAG ATCCCCCATTACGAACATTTAGATATGTTGATCGGtgataaaagaaaaactttaGTTATCAATCAGGTAATTGAACAGTTAGATCATGTTGCAGCAGGGGATTATTATGACTCTATAAAAGAGGAGTTTGGACTGGCATCCGATCTGGTTGACGGCTTCATGACTTCTTCATGA
- the bot1 gene encoding mitochondrial ribosomal protein subunit S45, which yields MLLKIRNYRGNQIKVNALSFSTISRLSKAVSAKQNFESSGKQGDKFTSCNTRDVTKASLNSLPKNLGDDKERVAFQQWLQSPEVKKAKFFNGAGFGLGPRRDQPFPLNPSFRPSRPTSHSVRMQISNEYRQGISVDVLARKYKTCPQRIEAIVKLRNVFDERQSHNAPVLSSYANVMEKMVNVCREPSRLQFNDHGDLPIQSRATPLWKSISEDHVFSPEEAAKTLHWPSLEEIANQNNSVGKNEIRGAVNSSHRSEELVATDEAQTGKRIFRLVDVSNGDLWKRDTAGNIYVRRQAATSN from the coding sequence ATGCTGTTAAAGATTCGAAATTATAGAGGAAACCAAATAAAGGTTAATGCTTTGAGCTTTAGCACGATAAGTCGCTTGTCGAAGGCAGTTTCTGCAAAACAGAATTTCGAAAGCTCAGGAAAGCAGGGTGATAAATTCACATCCTGCAATACGCGAGATGTAACAAAAGCAAGCTTAAATTCATTGCCAAAAAACCTTGGTGATGATAAAGAGCGGGTCGCGTTTCAACAGTGGCTTCAATCTCCTGAGGtaaagaaagcaaagttCTTTAATGGAGCAGGCTTTGGATTAGGGCCTAGACGGGATCAGCCATTTCCATTAAATCCAAGTTTTCGACCCTCGCGTCCTACTTCCCATTCTGTACGAATGCAAATTAGTAATGAATATCGCCAAGGTATTAGTGTTGATGTACTTGCTCGAAAATACAAAACGTGCCCTCAAAGAATTGAGGCCATCGTAAAGTTAAGGAATGTATTTGATGAACGTCAAAGTCACAATGCTCCTGTGCTTTCCAGCTACGCCAATGTGATGGAAAAAATGGTGAATGTTTGCAGAGAACCAAGTCGACTTCAATTCAATGATCACGGAGATCTTCCTATTCAATCAAGGGCAACTcctctttggaaaagtatTTCTGAAGATCATGTTTTTAGTCCAGAAGAAGCTGCAAAGACACTCCACTGGCCATCTTTAGAGGAAATCGCTaatcaaaacaattctGTGggtaaaaatgaaattagGGGAGCCGTCAATAGCTCTCATCGAAGTGAAGAATTGGTTGCAACGGATGAGGCACAAACAGGAAAGCGCATATTCCGATTAGTAGACGTTTCTAATGGTGATCTTTGGAAGCGTGACACGGCCGGAAATATTTACGTTAGGCGACAAGCAGCTACGTCTAATTAA
- the spt8 gene encoding SAGA complex subunit Spt8 produces MSSNSVKNSVPYDNAAYSMVLNSDALSPEEEDDVNLDQEKEENAEMEDEKQDDEEEAAEKVGEEDMDADELEDENEEETQEQEGQNLEKKTEQYEVNPIEKLKERAIKADFYDIVPTLAIPMATSVNTFAFTSDMKWLFTGGEDGYIRKYDFFPSINGDLSLTVAQRHPFVDTVTKAGILLNYWGNGYDDQSPSPVYSLAVHSKGLWALSGINNGDIVLYSTRHQEGYPVTSLRKHTAPVSCLTLHPSEKKVLSGSWDKMVYNWDLNTGSVISSYAGECGQLSGIRYRPTEVPTSWGTDSDDMRSLFGTPSSNGSYGDFDEEVEKAIDEETKSMQAPEEIGENGGNANKTEKQISQNKEKEKNIPEETNASSDNSHTNPNATTMEDPNIFLTVSIDGVMNVWDHRMPDSVIKYPVPKGIPPWSMSACWGADGNSIFVGRRNGIVEEFNIHSGTSPVRSLKMPNDSGPVSNVSSMLNGRHLVIASFDNVRLYDLQSKSGIGFLIVPGHHGGLVSGLHVDPSCRFMFTASGNRGWQGTTTEVLMGYQINVLP; encoded by the exons ATGTCCTCGAATTCAGTAAAAAATTCTGTTCCCTATGATAATGCGGCTTATTCAATGGTTCTAAATTCAGATG CATTATCaccagaagaagaagacgatGTAAATTTAGAccaagagaaagaagagaatgCTGAGatggaagatgaaaagCAGGATGATGAGGAGGAAGCAGCTGAGAAAGTTGGCGAAGAAGACATGGATGCAGATGAACTGGAAgacgaaaacgaagaagaaacgcAAGAGCAGGAGGGTCAGAATCTAGAGAAAAAAACTGAACAATATGAGGTGAATCCtatagaaaaattgaaggagAGGGCAATCAAGGCAGATTTTTATGACATTGTTCCAACCTTGGCTATTCCTATGGCCACAAGCGTGAACACGTTTGCCTTTACGTCTGATATGAAATGGTTATTCACCGGTGGAGAAGACGGTTATATTCGGAAATATGACTTTTTTCCCAGTATCAACGGTGACCTGTCTTTAACGGTCGCTCAAAGGCATCCATTCGTTGATACTGTTACGAAG GCTGGAATTTTACTTAATTACTGGGGGAATGGTTATGATGATCAATCTCCTTCTCCTGTTTACAGCTTAGCTGTGCATTCGAAAGGTCTGTGGGCCCTTTCGGGAATCAATAATGGTGACATAGTCTTGTACTCAACTCGGCATCAGGAAGGGTATCCTGTAACGTCTTTAAGAAAACACACTGCTCCGGTTTCTTGTTTAACGCTTCATCCAtccgaaaaaaaagttttgagCGGAAGTTGGGACAAAATGGTCTATAATTGGGATTTGAATACTGGAAGTGTTATTTCGTCCTATGCTGGGGAATGCGGTCAACTTTCTGGAATTAGGTATCGCCCGACCGAAGTGCCAACCTCTTGGGGGACCGATTCTGATGATATGAGAAGTTTGTTTGGGACACCCTCTAGCAATGGATCCTACGGtgattttgatgaagaagtcgAAAAGGCTATTGacgaagaaacaaaatccATGCAAGCACCAGAAGAAATTGGAGAGAACGGTGGGAATGCCAACAAAActgaaaaacaaatatctcaaaacaaagagaaagaaaaaaatatcccTGAAGAAACGAATGCCTCTTCTGATAATTCTCATACGAACCCTAATGCAACAACTATGGAAGatccaaatatttttctgaCAGTTTCAATTGATGGAGTGATGAACGTATGGGATCATCGTATGCCAGATTCTGTCATCAAATATCCTGTACCAAAAGGAATTCCTCCATGGTCTATGTCTGCTTGTTGGGGTGCCGACGGTAACAGCATATTTGTTGGTCGTAGGAATGGAATTGTAGAGGAATTTAATATCCATTCTGGAACAAGCCCCGTAAGATCTTTAAAAATGCCTAATGATTCTGGTCCTGTCTCGAACGTCAGTTCCATGCTTAATGGTCGGCATTTGGtaattgcttcttttgataaTGTTCGCTTGTACGATCTTCAAAGCAAATCCGGAATTGGATTTTTGATTGTTCCTGGGCACCATGGGGGACTTGTGAGTGGTTTGCATGTTGATCCATCATGTAGATTCATGTTTACGGCTTCTGGTAATAGAGGTTGGCAGGGAACTACGACGGAGGTTTTGATGGGTTATCAAATTAATGTTCTTCCCTAA
- the oca3 gene encoding ER membrane protein complex subunit Emc2/TPR repeat protein Oca3 yields MSANILEISELKDPQRILEIFEEQESTAKLDKYEDLVWDVYQKVFVAALIVKEDTLAKKCWNRLNDRFNKSPRVDGLYGMYLEATSSFDDALSYYNQKLFEDPTNTIIHKRKLSLLRSVGKTIECMNGLIEYVDTFYTDVEAWAELADLYFSVEAYEKAAFCYEEMLLLQPYEPRIFAKLADANFVMSKSNPIHLWISLKHYCRAVEISEAYFHAWYGVQQCCEAINKLSKTELKRIQSRASEETLNILADSVKVEKLLKLSGKKVSELTSQDESLYKLLAA; encoded by the exons ATGTCAGCAAATATCCTCGAAATCTCTGAGTTGAAAGACCCACAAAGGATTCTGGAAATTTTTGAGGAGCAAGAATCTACAGCTAAATTGGATAAATATGAAGATCTTGTATGGGACGTGTACCAAAAGGTGTTTGTTGCTGCTCTCATTGTGAAAGAAGACACGTTAGCAAAG AAATGCTGGAACCGCTTAAACGATCGGTTCAATAAATCTCCAAGAGTAGATGGACTCTATGGAATGTATCTGGAAGCTACTTCAAGTTTTGACGATGCATTGAGCTATTATaatcaaaaactttttgaagacCCAACGAATACT ATCATTCACAAGCGAAAGCTATCGCTACTGCGTTCTGTTGGAAAAACCATTGAATGTATGAACGGATTAATAGAGTATGTAGATACATTCTACACTGACGTTGAGGCATGGGCCGAATTGGCCGACCTTTACTTTTCCGTGGAAGCATATGAAAAGGCTGCCTTTTGTTATGAAGAGATGCTACTATTACAGCCATATGAGCCTCGGATTTTTGCAAAGCTTGCGGATGCAAATTTTGTCATGAGCAAAAGCAACCCTATTCATTTGTGGATTTCCCTCAAGCATTACTGTCGTGCTGTAGAAATCTCCGAAGCATACTTTCATGCTTGGTACGGCGTCCAACAG TGTTGTGAAGCGATCAACAAATTGTCAAAGACTGAATTAAAGCGTATACAATCCCGTGCGTCTGAAGAAACTCTTAATATTCTAGCAGATTCTGTAAAGgttgaaaaattattaaagcTTTCTGGCAAAAAGGTTTCAGAGTTAACTAGCCAGGACGAAAGTTTATATAAACTATTAGCCGCATAA
- a CDS encoding ABC1 kinase family protein, implicted in mitochondrial ergosterol and phospholipid homeostasis, with protein sequence MFSRFFWPRIFNSFRNSSKKDIPKLFRAPDAKKNENFRKPVFVGAGITLMASVSLVDFDPIKNASVSSKRAYRVVLAGFLCFSDYKKILSSSYITEEERQTALSECHLRCAERSLKVFEDNGGIFIKIGQHLSAMNYIIPKEWTSTMVKLQDRCPSTSIEDVDRLFKEDTGSSLNELFDEFIPEPLGVASLAQVHKGKLRNSDTWVAVKIQHPSVTQNSPVDLIMTRWVFRAIKTFFPDFKLTWLADEMEVSLPQELDFTREAINAIETKEHFAQISTSLYVPAIIWSKPRILVMEYVSGGRIDNSEYFKRNHISKDLVSTELCHIFNEMIFGKGGHLHCDPHGGNVFIRNKPKGSKSPRNFEIVLLDHGLYRNIPNQVQVDYANLWLNIIDFNEEKLKVYAQKIANVSEKSFPLFAAAITGRPYKSLKSLPMSGRDREEEQKKFMNTVQKGGMLQSVINLLSSMPRLTLLLMKTNDLVRSLDESLQTHTGSEKIYLIMARYCLSAIHRNRMESLWNSQSLWLTKFFKSSLYKIEYSWSMLRFYLAEDYFYYKHKYFY encoded by the exons ATGTTTTCTAGGTTTTTTTGGCCAagaattttcaattcttttcggaattcttcaaaaaaggatatacCAAAACTTTTCAGAGCGCCTGAtgccaaaaaaaatgaaaacttcAGAAAGCCAGTATTTGTAGGGGCAGGGATCACATTGATGGCCTCTGTGTCCTTAGTGGATTTTGATCcaataaaaaatgcaagTGTCTCTTCGAAAAGAGCCTACAGAGTAGTATTAGCTggtttcctttgcttttcagaTTACAAAAAGATTCTTTCAAGTTCATACATAACGGAAGAGGAACGACAAACAGCGCTCAGCGAATGCCATCTGCGGTGCGCTGAACGATCTCTAAAGGTATTTGAAGATAATGGTGGGATCTTTATTAAAATCGGACAACACTTGTCTGCAATGAACTACATTATCCCAAAG GAATGGACTAGTACGATGGTCAAACTTCAAGATCGATGTCCTTCCACATCCATTGAAGATGTCGATCGACTGTTCAAGGAAGATACAGGAAGTAGCCTAAACGAGCTCTTTGATGAGTTTATTCCGGAGCCTCTAGGCGTGGCTAGTTTGGCTCAAGTTCACAAAGGAAAACTCCGTAATTCAGATACCTGGGTCGCAGTCAAAATTCAGCATCCCTCAGTAACTCAAAATTCACCAGTTGACCTAATAATGACTCGTTGGGTGTTTAGGGCAATCAAGACTTTCTTTCCCGATTTTAAATTGACGTGGCTTGCCGATGAAATGGAAGTTTCGCTTCCTCAAGAGCTGGATTTTACCAGGGAAGCCATAAACGCTATCGAGACTAAAGAACATTTCGCTCAAATCTCTACATCCCTTTACGTACCCGCGATTATCTGGTCAAAACCTAGAATCTTGGTGATGGAATATGTTTCAGGAGGCCGCATAGATAATAGCGAATATTTCAAACGAAACCATATTTCGAAAGACCTTGTTTCTACTGAATTATGCCACATCTTTAATGAAATGATATTCGGAAAAGGTGGCCATTTACATTGTGATCCTCATGGTGGAAACGTATTTATTCGAAACAAGCCCAAGGGGTCCAAGTCGCCGagaaactttgaaattgtATTACTTGACCATGGACTATATCGAAATATTCCAAATCAAGTACAAGTAGACTACGCTAATCTTTGGCTGAACATCATCGATttcaatgaagaaaaactcaAAGTTTACGCCCAAAAAATAGCAAACGTATCTGAAAAAAGCTTTCCTTTATTCGCAGCTGCGATTACAGGACGACCTTACAAAAGCTTAAAAAGTTTACCCATGAGCGGGAGAGACAGAGAAgaggaacaaaaaaagtttatgaATACCGTCCAGAAAGGAGGTATGCTTCAAAGCgttattaatttattaagcAGTATGCCTCGATTAAC CCTTCTgttaatgaaaacaaatgacTTGGTTCGCTCATTAGATGAAAGTCTACAGACTCACACTGGTTCTGAAAAAATTTACTTAATCATGGCTAGATACTGTTTAAGCGCAATCCATAGGAATCGCATGGAATCGTTATGGAATTCACAATCCCTGTGGCTtactaaattttttaaaagttcaCTATacaaaattgaatattCTTGGAGCATGTTAAGGTTTTACCTAGCTGAAGActatttttattacaaGCATAAATACTTCTATTGA